In the genome of Streptomyces sp. NBC_00190, one region contains:
- a CDS encoding LysR substrate-binding domain-containing protein: protein MLRSDDYAVVQGFVAAGTGVALVPRLALGAPRKDLVVRPLEGPPLAREISVAVLRPTASRSAHDLVAALTSQASRITAQWARSVLSG from the coding sequence GTGCTGCGCAGCGACGACTACGCCGTGGTCCAGGGCTTCGTCGCCGCGGGCACCGGCGTGGCGCTGGTGCCCCGGCTCGCGCTCGGAGCGCCACGCAAGGACCTCGTCGTACGCCCGTTGGAGGGTCCGCCGCTGGCCCGGGAGATCAGCGTCGCCGTACTGCGCCCGACCGCGTCCCGCAGCGCCCACGATCTGGTCGCCGCCCTGACCAGCCAGGCCTCGCGCATCACGGCGCAGTGGGCCCGGTCGGTCTTGTCCGGGTGA
- a CDS encoding Gfo/Idh/MocA family protein, which translates to MPSGITLAVVGAGERGTGHARWALAHPERATVVAVAEPRKARRERFAADHALGAGTAVDDWRVLAARGRVADAVLICTLDREHLEPVLAFAALGYHIMLEKPMALTEDECRRIVAAVEAAGVILSVGHILRYTPYTRALKHVLDSGRIGDVVSVQHLEPVGFWHQAHSFVRGNWRREDQASSMLMAKSCHDLDWLQYVLGRPPVRVSSFGRLSHFRPGNRPAGAADRCLDCAVEDTCPYSAKRDYGDRLAQGRHGWPLSVLIDDFTPGPWRPRCGRARTAAACTRATTTWSTTRWWPWSSPPGPPPPSP; encoded by the coding sequence ATGCCCTCTGGAATCACGCTTGCCGTCGTCGGTGCCGGGGAACGCGGGACCGGGCACGCCCGCTGGGCGCTGGCCCATCCGGAGCGGGCCACGGTCGTCGCGGTGGCCGAGCCGCGCAAGGCCCGGCGGGAGCGGTTCGCGGCCGACCACGCTCTGGGGGCCGGGACCGCGGTGGACGACTGGCGGGTGCTGGCGGCCCGTGGCCGCGTCGCGGACGCGGTGCTGATCTGCACGCTGGACCGTGAACACCTTGAGCCGGTCCTGGCGTTCGCCGCACTCGGCTACCACATCATGCTGGAGAAGCCGATGGCGCTGACGGAGGACGAGTGCCGGCGCATCGTGGCCGCGGTCGAGGCGGCCGGGGTGATCCTCTCCGTGGGCCACATCCTGCGCTACACCCCGTACACACGGGCCCTGAAGCACGTCCTCGACTCCGGCAGGATCGGCGACGTCGTGAGCGTCCAGCATCTGGAGCCGGTCGGCTTCTGGCACCAGGCCCACTCGTTCGTGCGCGGCAACTGGCGGCGCGAGGACCAGGCCTCCTCCATGCTGATGGCGAAGTCCTGCCACGACCTGGACTGGCTGCAGTACGTGCTGGGCCGGCCGCCGGTACGCGTCTCCAGCTTCGGGCGGCTTTCGCACTTCCGGCCCGGGAACAGGCCCGCCGGCGCCGCCGACCGCTGCCTGGACTGCGCGGTGGAGGACACCTGTCCCTACTCCGCCAAGCGCGACTACGGCGACCGGCTCGCCCAGGGCAGGCACGGCTGGCCGCTCAGTGTGCTGATCGACGACTTCACCCCCGGGCCCTGGAGACCGCGCTGCGGGAGGGCCCGTACGGCCGCTGCGTGTACGCGTGCGACAACGACGTGGTCGACCACCAGGTGGTGGCCATGGAGTTCGCCTCCGGGGCCACCGCCACCTTCACCATGA